One genomic segment of Deinococcus roseus includes these proteins:
- a CDS encoding HNH endonuclease signature motif containing protein encodes MRKARLPPELRVKKPQSKQKKKKQREQLEAHLQKPRGYRRFTPTSELPLERFDAQGQRVCRWCGGSLTGRQRSWCSVACNEAWLVRSMPSFARKKVLERDRGVCVQCGVEAQGRDNQIARELQKERRLRRGTLTRVVLRDHLKQHLLDILPRYGLSDPGEMGWQMDHIIAVEQGGGECGLENLQTLCTVCHRQKSKQQAAERAQRRKAVRSQGISLSGEMP; translated from the coding sequence TTGAGAAAAGCCCGACTTCCCCCCGAACTTCGGGTGAAGAAACCCCAATCAAAACAGAAAAAAAAGAAGCAGCGTGAACAGCTGGAAGCCCACCTGCAAAAACCCAGAGGGTACAGGCGTTTCACCCCCACCTCCGAACTACCACTGGAGCGCTTTGACGCGCAGGGCCAGCGGGTGTGCCGCTGGTGCGGAGGCAGTTTGACCGGCCGCCAGAGGAGCTGGTGCTCCGTAGCCTGCAATGAAGCGTGGCTGGTCCGCTCGATGCCGTCTTTTGCCCGCAAAAAGGTGCTCGAGCGGGACCGGGGGGTGTGCGTGCAGTGCGGGGTGGAGGCCCAGGGCCGGGACAACCAGATCGCCCGGGAACTGCAAAAAGAGCGCCGACTCAGGCGAGGAACACTCACCAGGGTGGTCTTACGGGACCACCTGAAACAGCACCTTCTCGACATCCTGCCCAGGTACGGCCTGAGTGACCCTGGTGAGATGGGCTGGCAGATGGACCACATCATCGCAGTGGAACAGGGGGGAGGGGAGTGCGGACTGGAAAACCTGCAAACCCTCTGCACCGTGTGCCACCGGCAGAAAAGCAAACAGCAGGCTGCGGAGCGGGCCCAGAGACGCAAAGCAGTCCGCTCCCAGGGCATTTCCCTTTCGGGGGAAATGCCCTGA
- a CDS encoding transposase — MAGFKLQAVQMATGPGMTATRVAADLGISTQIMCRWIKKHQEAQKRGRPVFRGRGVPA; from the coding sequence ATTGCAGGGTTTAAACTTCAAGCCGTCCAGATGGCCACAGGGCCCGGCATGACCGCCACCAGGGTGGCAGCAGACCTGGGCATCTCCACCCAAATCATGTGCCGCTGGATCAAAAAGCACCAGGAAGCCCAGAAGCGTGGTCGGCCAGTCTTCAGGGGCAGGGGCGTTCCAGCCTGA
- a CDS encoding DUF4132 domain-containing protein yields the protein MRKSLKLLFRFWLGPMGVSPPEWRSEVPLEHGFQQVEWREAFRAGVMLLSSKAAQVALLLEERADRREMHRAELAEARDQEYVLLHDQMEALTPEERRSLFALLFPGFPDTAQAAWSRPQNRRGSAQKAFHAPGHPLARAHAARWLQWVWTLTRICPPDLVWLAQWSDRVSPHFTGGLGSLLAVAIEQGNQQVLAALHEATTSDLLWSMRGRHAIAALLSSESRDAWGEVERLLGLLEKQEGLRQVFLQHLLEAPLAVLLRLLRFVLQHGLLAWPDLAGTLGGWLLWKQGPPDLQVLKQQLKMLLEALEDPGTVEAWLAEGNGQQVFMALWATAMQDACLCLERGALLLQDAQTERRYAAALVMQATRLTDFLKFVPVLLEDVDLRICTVGLLSTLQNSHDGLPRTRNPAHFGNFEGLFDQVALLIPRLPETLQHQPLLWGWDGMVWPREPAVSLLSEVLADRPQTALLPHLAHMPSWKILLTLTSVLQTQPEHAGARSALIAFLGEAEERQRKPAFRLLEKLVLSDADLQHLEQLFLRKTAELRKRTLTLLALQPLEKALGSVRRLIQHSKTDMRQAGLQVLQALFPQHQKALGVLALLQDLRKDFTPINAAEAQLFQLFQEAAPTYTLENGLGLLDVHAFPVPREPHWVERDYASRRLYDHLLALDALLLERQHTLFQMHTYDGEQMLPLRHILERDRNVFGTESVALALSGLVEQWWQDRPEPQDHDLTQLLWMFEVLTHHEATYHPPAVLLSSLPRLEHLQTRKDFLSRLFRGLMEEGLHPSGSEFLLDALESHLQLIQPRRQEGHSTGEKVWTNPRWVHADYQRHLHALDFRAATLTETQVERLWKLLCWPGPWVPQDLPLAFRAWKQGLATENDLLRLAFQQEGSWYHALGALTTRPKHPSQTPQDQVLRALVLRLQDRILEVETARSEPPTVATPLALNLQTIEGARHTLKMLSLLGKTPMVRGKVQKHSADSKAAVFSRLIRVSFPAPQDTPEQFGHLVAQHRLSSDRLLELAVYAPQWAMFVEKHLLWTGLASAVYWLHAHTQENTSFSDHQAREHWEAEVAQRTSLTAEELLLGGVDVQWFRQVLGQLGEERFSRLQKATLYLSATTARKRAELYARALMGQATLEEVQAAIEEKRDQNAVRALGLLPVTSPSQLLSRYGVLQRFLKASRQFGAQKQASEGQAVRMALQNLARLSGFLDAEHLMWHLEVQAADHLTGLQRVHDGVTLTLQVKPDGTPFIETEKNGKVLKAIPAALRKRPEVAEILEALEDLKEQRSRTRLALEKAMLRGDFFPGKQISALTLHPSLGPLLRSLVWIGAGQSLAVFGAGGARDLHGNPVQVDDAWRIAHPHDLLQSGGWRAWQQWLFQQELQQPFKQVFRELYLLTPAEQGQERSGRFAGQQVKPDQARALLQGRNWVSIPDQGYRKTFVDEGISAWLELEERHGATLMGPQKITGEVWFTVQDPWGCPEPLLLDHVPPRLFSETLRDVDLVVSIAHAGRVEPEIGVPTMQMRGDLLRETLLLLRLHNVQVDAKHATIQGHHGKYTVHLGSATVHRQPGGAVCIVPVPVQQQGRVFLPFMEGDPKTAEVISKVLLLARDHLIQDPSILMQLVKNPAS from the coding sequence TTGCGCAAGTCATTGAAGCTGCTTTTTCGTTTTTGGCTGGGACCTATGGGGGTCTCCCCACCAGAGTGGCGGTCTGAGGTGCCACTGGAACATGGGTTCCAGCAAGTGGAGTGGCGGGAGGCTTTCCGGGCAGGGGTGATGCTGCTCTCTTCCAAAGCAGCACAGGTTGCCCTGCTACTCGAAGAAAGGGCCGACCGCCGGGAGATGCACAGGGCAGAGCTTGCAGAAGCCCGCGACCAGGAATATGTCTTGTTGCACGATCAGATGGAGGCCCTGACCCCTGAAGAACGCAGGAGCCTCTTTGCCCTGTTGTTCCCAGGTTTTCCTGACACCGCACAGGCCGCCTGGTCCAGGCCGCAAAACCGCAGGGGAAGTGCACAAAAAGCGTTTCATGCTCCTGGTCATCCACTGGCCAGGGCGCACGCAGCCCGCTGGTTGCAGTGGGTCTGGACCCTCACCCGCATCTGCCCACCAGACCTGGTGTGGCTTGCCCAGTGGAGTGACCGCGTCTCCCCTCATTTCACGGGTGGCCTGGGTTCCTTGCTGGCGGTTGCCATTGAGCAGGGGAACCAGCAGGTGCTGGCAGCCTTGCATGAAGCCACCACTTCTGATCTGCTGTGGAGCATGCGGGGCCGCCATGCCATCGCTGCTTTGCTGAGCAGCGAAAGCAGGGATGCCTGGGGCGAGGTGGAGCGTTTGCTGGGCCTGCTGGAAAAGCAAGAAGGATTGCGTCAGGTTTTCTTGCAGCACCTGCTGGAAGCCCCCCTGGCGGTGCTGCTCAGGCTGCTCAGATTTGTCTTGCAGCATGGCCTGCTGGCGTGGCCTGATCTGGCTGGAACGCTGGGCGGATGGCTGCTCTGGAAGCAGGGTCCCCCAGACCTGCAGGTGCTCAAGCAACAACTCAAAATGCTGCTGGAAGCCCTGGAAGATCCCGGGACGGTCGAGGCATGGCTGGCAGAGGGAAATGGACAGCAGGTCTTCATGGCCCTGTGGGCCACTGCCATGCAAGACGCCTGCCTCTGCCTGGAACGGGGAGCCCTTTTGCTCCAGGACGCACAGACCGAACGCCGTTACGCTGCTGCACTGGTGATGCAGGCCACCCGCCTCACGGACTTCCTGAAATTCGTCCCTGTGTTGCTTGAAGATGTGGATTTGCGCATCTGCACGGTGGGCCTGCTCAGCACCCTCCAGAACAGCCATGATGGGTTGCCCCGAACCCGCAATCCAGCCCACTTTGGAAACTTTGAAGGGCTCTTTGACCAGGTTGCCCTCCTGATCCCCCGTCTGCCTGAAACGCTGCAACATCAACCCCTGTTGTGGGGCTGGGATGGCATGGTCTGGCCCAGGGAACCCGCTGTCTCCTTGCTGTCTGAGGTGCTGGCCGACAGGCCCCAAACTGCCCTGCTGCCCCACCTCGCACACATGCCCAGCTGGAAAATATTGCTCACCCTCACCAGCGTTTTGCAAACCCAGCCAGAACATGCGGGGGCACGCAGTGCCCTGATTGCTTTCCTGGGTGAGGCAGAAGAGCGCCAGCGCAAACCGGCCTTCAGGCTGCTGGAAAAGCTTGTGCTCAGCGACGCTGACCTGCAACACCTGGAGCAACTTTTTCTCCGCAAAACCGCAGAACTGCGCAAACGAACCCTGACCCTGCTGGCCCTGCAGCCACTGGAAAAGGCCCTGGGTTCGGTGCGGCGTCTGATCCAGCACAGCAAAACAGACATGCGTCAGGCTGGATTGCAGGTGCTGCAAGCCCTTTTCCCGCAGCACCAGAAGGCCCTGGGTGTGCTGGCGTTGCTGCAAGACCTCAGAAAAGACTTCACCCCCATCAATGCCGCAGAGGCACAGTTGTTCCAGCTTTTCCAGGAGGCGGCCCCCACCTACACCCTGGAAAATGGTCTGGGACTTTTGGATGTGCATGCCTTTCCAGTCCCCAGAGAACCCCACTGGGTGGAGCGGGATTACGCCAGCAGGCGGCTGTATGACCACCTGCTGGCCCTTGATGCCCTGCTGCTGGAGCGCCAGCACACCCTGTTCCAGATGCACACCTACGATGGAGAGCAAATGCTTCCCCTCAGGCACATCCTGGAAAGGGACAGGAATGTCTTTGGCACAGAATCCGTGGCGCTGGCCCTCTCAGGACTGGTGGAGCAGTGGTGGCAAGACCGTCCAGAGCCGCAAGACCATGACCTCACCCAGCTGCTGTGGATGTTCGAGGTTTTGACCCATCACGAGGCAACTTACCATCCCCCTGCAGTTCTGCTTTCCAGCCTGCCCCGTCTGGAACACCTGCAAACCAGGAAAGACTTTCTGAGCCGCCTGTTCCGGGGGTTGATGGAAGAAGGCCTGCACCCCTCTGGGTCAGAATTCCTGCTGGATGCTCTGGAAAGCCACCTGCAGCTGATTCAACCCAGGCGTCAGGAAGGCCATTCCACGGGTGAAAAGGTGTGGACCAACCCACGGTGGGTGCACGCGGATTACCAGCGGCACCTGCACGCCCTGGATTTTCGTGCAGCCACCCTCACTGAGACGCAGGTTGAGAGGCTCTGGAAGCTGTTGTGCTGGCCTGGCCCCTGGGTGCCTCAGGACTTGCCCCTGGCTTTTCGGGCCTGGAAACAGGGTCTGGCCACCGAAAACGACCTGTTGCGTCTGGCCTTTCAACAGGAGGGCAGCTGGTACCATGCGCTGGGTGCACTGACCACTCGGCCCAAACACCCCTCACAAACCCCACAAGATCAGGTGCTGCGTGCGCTGGTGCTCAGGCTGCAAGACCGCATCCTGGAAGTGGAAACCGCGCGCAGTGAACCGCCCACGGTGGCCACCCCTCTGGCCCTGAACCTGCAGACCATTGAAGGGGCCCGGCACACCCTGAAAATGCTCTCTCTGCTGGGCAAAACCCCCATGGTGCGTGGAAAAGTGCAAAAACATTCCGCAGACAGCAAAGCGGCGGTGTTCAGCCGCCTGATCCGGGTGTCTTTTCCGGCTCCCCAGGACACCCCGGAGCAGTTCGGTCATTTGGTGGCACAGCACAGGCTTTCTTCAGACCGTCTTCTGGAACTTGCGGTGTATGCCCCCCAGTGGGCCATGTTTGTCGAAAAGCACCTCCTCTGGACAGGTCTGGCCAGTGCGGTGTACTGGCTGCATGCCCACACCCAGGAAAACACCAGTTTCTCCGACCACCAGGCCCGTGAACACTGGGAAGCCGAGGTGGCACAGCGCACCTCGCTGACTGCAGAAGAACTGTTGCTGGGCGGGGTGGACGTGCAGTGGTTCAGGCAGGTGCTGGGACAGCTGGGAGAAGAGCGTTTTTCCCGGTTGCAGAAAGCCACCCTGTACCTGTCGGCCACCACCGCCCGCAAACGGGCCGAACTGTACGCCCGGGCTTTGATGGGGCAGGCCACCCTCGAAGAGGTGCAGGCGGCCATTGAGGAAAAGCGGGACCAGAACGCCGTGCGTGCGCTCGGCCTGTTGCCTGTGACGTCACCGTCCCAGTTGCTCTCACGGTACGGGGTGTTGCAGCGCTTCCTCAAAGCAAGCCGCCAGTTCGGGGCACAAAAGCAGGCCAGCGAGGGGCAGGCTGTGCGAATGGCCCTGCAAAACCTTGCCCGGTTGTCGGGTTTCCTGGACGCAGAGCACCTGATGTGGCATCTGGAGGTTCAGGCAGCAGACCACCTGACAGGCCTGCAACGCGTCCACGATGGGGTCACCCTCACCTTGCAGGTGAAGCCGGACGGCACCCCTTTCATCGAAACCGAGAAAAACGGCAAGGTGCTCAAAGCCATCCCAGCCGCCCTGCGCAAACGTCCCGAAGTGGCCGAAATCCTGGAGGCCCTGGAAGACCTGAAAGAACAGCGCAGCCGCACCCGACTGGCCCTGGAGAAAGCCATGCTGCGGGGTGATTTTTTCCCCGGAAAGCAGATCTCTGCCCTCACCTTGCATCCGTCTCTGGGGCCGTTGCTGCGCAGCCTGGTGTGGATTGGAGCAGGGCAGAGCCTGGCGGTGTTTGGAGCGGGTGGGGCCAGGGACCTGCACGGCAATCCTGTGCAGGTGGATGATGCCTGGCGCATTGCGCATCCCCATGACCTGCTGCAATCTGGAGGATGGCGGGCATGGCAGCAGTGGCTGTTTCAGCAAGAGCTGCAGCAGCCTTTCAAGCAGGTGTTCCGTGAACTTTACCTGCTGACCCCTGCAGAGCAAGGTCAGGAGCGCAGTGGCCGCTTCGCTGGTCAGCAGGTGAAACCTGATCAGGCCAGGGCTTTGCTGCAAGGTCGCAACTGGGTCAGCATCCCAGACCAGGGCTATCGCAAAACCTTTGTGGATGAGGGCATCAGTGCCTGGCTGGAACTTGAGGAAAGGCACGGGGCCACCCTGATGGGACCACAAAAGATCACCGGAGAGGTGTGGTTTACGGTGCAGGACCCCTGGGGATGCCCGGAACCCCTGTTGCTGGACCATGTGCCTCCCAGACTTTTCAGTGAAACCCTGCGCGACGTGGACCTGGTGGTCAGCATTGCCCACGCAGGAAGGGTGGAACCTGAAATCGGGGTGCCCACAATGCAGATGCGGGGCGATCTGCTCAGGGAAACGCTCCTTCTGCTTCGCCTCCACAATGTGCAGGTGGATGCAAAGCATGCCACCATTCAGGGGCACCATGGCAAGTACACGGTGCACCTGGGGTCGGCCACCGTGCACCGCCAGCCCGGAGGGGCCGTGTGCATTGTACCGGTGCCAGTTCAGCAGCAGGGACGCGTCTTCTTGCCGTTCATGGAAGGAGACCCCAAAACGGCAGAGGTGATCTCCAAAGTGCTTTTGCTGGCCCGGGACCACCTGATTCAGGACCCCAGCATCCTGATGCAACTGGTGAAGAATCCAGCCTCCTGA
- a CDS encoding SDR family oxidoreductase gives MSIQPPLKTALVTGGTSGIGRATAEGLARNGFQVILTGRERSRAEETVKQLQQHTRNPHISYLLADLSLTSEVQRLGAEVLNRHNTLDVLINNAGGNFSTRQVTPEGFESTWALNHLAYAGLTFKLLPLLQQGSHKRIVNVASGWYARNLPWFDLQGEKRYNVGLAYVQSKLANILFTYALARRLQGTGITVNAVNPGIVDTGIGRNNTGVVRFLHTVLMKPLKRTPEQGAYPSLHLATAAEVAGLTGQFFDKTQFRRTAAFTYDLALQDRLWQVALEHLGLQEAEMADFLAGNIQPVQKRTGKPATA, from the coding sequence ATGTCCATCCAACCCCCCCTCAAAACCGCCCTGGTCACCGGAGGCACCTCTGGCATTGGTCGGGCCACCGCAGAAGGACTGGCCCGCAATGGCTTTCAGGTGATCCTGACCGGCAGAGAAAGAAGCCGCGCCGAAGAAACTGTAAAACAGCTGCAGCAGCATACCAGAAACCCGCACATCTCTTACCTGCTGGCAGACCTGAGCCTCACCTCGGAAGTGCAAAGGCTGGGTGCAGAGGTCCTGAACCGCCACAACACACTGGATGTTCTCATCAACAACGCCGGGGGCAATTTTTCCACCCGTCAGGTCACCCCGGAAGGCTTTGAATCCACCTGGGCGCTCAACCATCTGGCTTACGCTGGACTGACTTTCAAATTGCTGCCTTTGTTGCAGCAAGGCTCCCACAAGCGCATCGTCAATGTGGCCTCCGGGTGGTATGCCCGCAACCTGCCCTGGTTTGATTTGCAGGGCGAAAAGCGCTACAACGTGGGGCTGGCTTATGTGCAGTCCAAACTCGCCAACATCCTGTTCACCTATGCGCTGGCCCGGCGTTTGCAGGGCACCGGCATCACCGTCAATGCCGTCAATCCGGGCATTGTGGACACCGGCATCGGGCGCAACAACACCGGAGTGGTGCGCTTTCTGCACACCGTGCTGATGAAACCCCTCAAGCGCACTCCGGAGCAGGGAGCTTACCCATCCTTGCACCTCGCCACTGCAGCAGAAGTGGCCGGTCTGACCGGGCAGTTCTTCGACAAAACCCAGTTCAGAAGAACCGCAGCTTTCACGTATGACCTGGCCCTGCAAGACCGCCTGTGGCAGGTGGCCCTGGAGCATCTGGGCTTGCAGGAAGCGGAGATGGCTGATTTTCTGGCAGGCAACATCCAGCCTGTTCAGAAAAGAACGGGCAAGCCAGCAACTGCTTAA
- a CDS encoding winged helix-turn-helix transcriptional regulator — MFPGDSPETPAESFVETSTPLTDLHASPQCPSLLEVLSRIGDKWSLCAIGQLYQGPLRFNKLKRSIDGVSQRMLTLTLRNLERDGLVQRTVYPTNPPSVEYQLTELGHTLIGPVKGIFDWAQSHRTDIQQARERFDAQNPEMAQR, encoded by the coding sequence ATGTTCCCTGGTGACAGCCCTGAAACCCCTGCTGAATCCTTTGTTGAAACTTCCACACCTCTGACAGACCTTCATGCCTCTCCGCAGTGCCCCAGTTTGCTGGAGGTGCTGAGCCGCATTGGCGACAAGTGGAGTTTGTGTGCCATCGGTCAGCTTTACCAGGGACCCCTGCGCTTCAATAAGCTGAAACGCAGCATCGATGGGGTCTCCCAGCGCATGCTGACCCTGACCCTCAGAAACCTGGAACGGGACGGGCTGGTCCAGCGCACCGTTTACCCCACCAACCCGCCCAGTGTGGAATACCAGCTGACCGAACTGGGGCACACCCTGATCGGGCCTGTGAAAGGCATTTTTGACTGGGCGCAGTCCCATCGCACAGACATCCAGCAGGCCCGTGAGCGCTTCGATGCCCAAAACCCAGAAATGGCCCAGAGGTAA
- a CDS encoding ATP-binding cassette domain-containing protein — protein MDRAFIEVHGAKENNLKNVSLNIPKGKITVFTGVSGSGKSSLVFDTIAAEAQRQLNETFTAFVQGFLPHYGQPDVERIEHLNAPIIIDQKRVGGGSRSTVGTYTDIASFLRVLFSRVGQPYVGAAFAFSFNTPQGMCPECEGIGKTVQIDLEKFLDRSKSLNEGALLHPDFKVGKWMWKVYAQSGFFDNDKPIAQYTDEEMHLLLHGAGGRKVSFSDFNLTYLGLLERFTRKDSASMSERNRAIFEQFTTTLTCPVCQGARLSEAALNCRIEGRNIAELSDLESTELVKFLKNLSDPAASRVASKLIERLEHLVDIGLGYLSLSRETTTLSGGESQRVKMVRHLGNSLTDMLYILDEPSVGLHARDVGRLNGLLHKLRDKGNTVLVVEHDPDVIAIADHIVDMGPGAGTHGGEVVFEGAYPELKHSGTLTGRFLSQHLPIKENVRSPKGWMAIEHATLHNLKDVGVQIPTGVLTVVTGVAGSGKSTLINDIFTEQHPGAVVIDQSRIGANVRSAPATYTGIMDEIRKTFAKTNNVNPSLFSFNSEGSCPNCNGLGVIYTDLAFMEGISSPCEVCEGKRYKPEVLTHLLRGKNISEVLDMTAEEALEFFTEKKIKAVLQALNDVGLSYLKLGQPLSTVSGGEGQRLKLATELHKQGSIYVMDEPTTGLHLSDIGLLMKIIDRLVDSGNTVVLIEHHLDVIRQADWIIDLGPEGGSAGGEVLYSGPPAGLVQESRSITARHL, from the coding sequence ATGGACAGAGCATTCATTGAAGTGCACGGTGCAAAAGAAAACAACCTGAAAAACGTGTCCCTGAACATCCCCAAAGGGAAAATCACGGTGTTCACCGGGGTTTCCGGTTCAGGCAAATCCTCGCTGGTCTTTGACACCATCGCAGCAGAGGCCCAGAGGCAACTCAACGAGACCTTCACGGCCTTTGTGCAGGGTTTCCTGCCCCATTATGGGCAACCCGATGTGGAGCGCATCGAGCACCTCAATGCCCCCATCATCATTGATCAGAAACGGGTGGGAGGTGGGTCCAGGTCCACGGTGGGCACCTACACCGACATTGCTTCCTTTTTGAGGGTGCTGTTTTCACGGGTGGGACAACCTTACGTGGGGGCGGCTTTCGCCTTTTCCTTCAACACCCCGCAAGGCATGTGCCCGGAGTGTGAAGGCATCGGAAAAACCGTGCAGATCGACCTGGAGAAATTTCTGGACCGCAGCAAATCCCTGAACGAAGGGGCACTCCTCCACCCGGATTTCAAGGTGGGCAAGTGGATGTGGAAAGTCTACGCCCAGTCCGGTTTTTTTGACAACGACAAACCCATTGCGCAGTACACCGATGAGGAAATGCACCTCCTGTTGCATGGTGCAGGAGGCCGCAAAGTCTCCTTTTCGGATTTCAACCTGACCTATCTGGGTCTGCTGGAGCGCTTCACCAGGAAAGACAGTGCCTCCATGTCCGAGCGCAACCGGGCCATTTTTGAGCAGTTCACCACCACCCTGACCTGTCCGGTGTGCCAGGGGGCCAGACTGAGCGAGGCCGCCCTGAATTGCCGCATTGAGGGGCGCAACATTGCAGAACTCTCTGATCTGGAGAGCACCGAACTGGTGAAGTTCCTCAAAAACCTCAGCGATCCGGCAGCGAGCCGGGTGGCCTCCAAACTCATCGAACGCCTGGAGCACCTGGTGGACATCGGTCTGGGTTACCTGAGCCTGAGCCGGGAAACCACCACCCTTTCTGGAGGGGAATCCCAGCGGGTCAAGATGGTGCGCCACCTCGGGAACAGCCTCACAGACATGCTTTACATCCTGGACGAACCCAGCGTGGGATTGCATGCGAGGGATGTGGGCCGCCTGAATGGCCTGCTGCACAAATTGCGTGACAAGGGCAACACCGTGCTGGTGGTGGAGCACGACCCGGATGTCATTGCCATTGCAGACCACATTGTGGACATGGGACCCGGAGCAGGCACCCACGGGGGTGAGGTGGTCTTCGAGGGCGCGTACCCGGAACTCAAGCATTCGGGCACGCTCACCGGGCGTTTCCTGAGCCAGCACCTGCCCATCAAAGAGAATGTGCGTTCTCCGAAAGGCTGGATGGCCATCGAACATGCCACCCTGCACAACCTCAAGGATGTGGGTGTGCAGATCCCCACCGGGGTGCTGACCGTGGTGACGGGGGTGGCTGGATCCGGGAAAAGCACCCTAATCAACGACATTTTCACAGAACAGCACCCTGGCGCTGTGGTGATTGACCAGTCCCGCATTGGGGCCAATGTGCGGTCTGCGCCTGCCACCTACACCGGCATCATGGACGAGATCCGCAAAACCTTTGCGAAAACCAACAATGTGAATCCGTCGCTGTTCAGCTTCAACTCGGAGGGCAGTTGTCCCAACTGCAACGGTCTGGGTGTGATTTACACCGATCTGGCCTTCATGGAGGGCATATCCAGCCCCTGTGAAGTCTGCGAGGGAAAACGCTACAAACCCGAAGTGCTGACCCACCTGCTGCGCGGCAAAAACATCAGCGAGGTGCTGGACATGACCGCCGAAGAAGCGCTGGAGTTTTTCACCGAGAAGAAGATCAAAGCAGTCTTGCAGGCCCTCAACGATGTGGGCCTCTCCTACCTGAAACTGGGCCAGCCGCTTTCCACCGTCTCTGGCGGTGAAGGACAACGCCTGAAACTCGCCACCGAACTGCACAAACAGGGCAGCATTTACGTGATGGACGAACCCACCACGGGCCTGCACCTTTCAGACATCGGGCTCCTGATGAAAATCATTGACCGTCTGGTGGACAGCGGAAACACCGTGGTCCTGATCGAGCACCATCTGGACGTGATCCGTCAGGCCGACTGGATCATCGATCTGGGGCCAGAGGGGGGAAGTGCTGGAGGGGAAGTGCTGTACAGCGGTCCTCCTGCTGGGCTGGTGCAGGAATCCCGTTCCATCACCGCACGTCACCTGTAA
- a CDS encoding IclR family transcriptional regulator, giving the protein MDHSTDHNSEPDSSIPILERPFHLLTFFNAAHPSWTLSALARESGLPKASCLRSIRVLEKYRFLRREGDEYRLGSQFIRLGAFVQESSPSRAIALPYLEKLRNTTGHTSQWAVLDGSEGVYTEVVQAQAGLRLYIVPGQRVQLYCGASARLLLAFAPNSVREANFQAPHHRYTHTTPTSLEELKTLDTLTQKTWMSASFGEVVEHSVELAAPVFGANGHFLAAISIGAASTAYPTAEPLKRDLALLNDTARALSQDLGYSQPWLGDPDFFLTMLRGMQLLPHVIQ; this is encoded by the coding sequence ATGGACCATTCAACGGACCACAACTCTGAACCCGATTCAAGCATTCCCATTCTTGAACGGCCTTTTCATTTGCTGACCTTCTTCAATGCAGCACATCCCAGCTGGACGCTTTCTGCTCTGGCACGGGAAAGTGGGCTTCCCAAAGCCAGCTGTCTGCGCTCCATCCGGGTGCTGGAAAAATACCGCTTCCTGCGTCGTGAAGGAGACGAGTACCGTCTGGGATCGCAATTCATCCGACTGGGGGCCTTTGTGCAGGAAAGCTCCCCCTCACGGGCCATTGCCCTTCCCTATCTGGAAAAACTGCGCAACACCACAGGGCACACCAGCCAGTGGGCCGTTCTGGATGGCAGCGAAGGGGTCTACACCGAAGTGGTGCAGGCCCAGGCGGGCCTCAGGCTGTACATTGTTCCCGGACAGCGGGTGCAACTGTACTGCGGCGCATCTGCCAGACTGCTTCTGGCTTTTGCCCCCAACAGCGTGCGGGAAGCCAACTTTCAGGCCCCACACCACCGCTACACCCACACCACCCCCACCTCGCTGGAAGAACTGAAAACCCTGGACACCCTCACCCAGAAAACCTGGATGTCTGCCAGTTTTGGAGAAGTGGTGGAGCACTCGGTGGAACTGGCCGCCCCGGTGTTCGGGGCCAATGGGCATTTTCTGGCTGCCATCAGCATTGGAGCCGCCAGCACCGCCTACCCGACAGCAGAGCCCCTGAAACGCGACCTGGCCCTGCTGAACGACACCGCCAGGGCCCTCTCACAGGACCTGGGGTACAGCCAGCCCTGGCTGGGAGACCCTGATTTTTTCCTGACCATGCTCAGGGGCATGCAGTTGTTGCCCCATGTGATTCAGTGA